The following are encoded in a window of Arthrobacter antioxidans genomic DNA:
- a CDS encoding Dps family protein yields the protein MKASPTLTDNMQAVLVDLIELHLQGKQAHWNVVGKNFRDLHLQLDEIIEDARLFADEMAERMRALHAVPDGRSVAVAEGTKIDPFPAGLVSTKDTVGLVVRMLNATVTTMRDVHDQIDEEDPTTADLLHGFIAKLEQYAWMVDAENMEPTAEVVSPAGTDKATV from the coding sequence ATGAAGGCATCACCCACCCTCACAGACAACATGCAGGCCGTCCTCGTCGACCTCATCGAACTGCACCTGCAGGGCAAGCAGGCCCACTGGAACGTCGTCGGCAAGAACTTCCGTGACCTCCACCTGCAGCTGGACGAGATCATCGAGGACGCCCGCCTGTTCGCGGACGAGATGGCGGAGCGGATGCGCGCGCTGCACGCCGTGCCCGACGGCCGCAGCGTGGCCGTGGCCGAGGGCACCAAGATCGATCCGTTCCCGGCAGGCCTCGTCTCGACCAAGGACACCGTGGGCCTCGTGGTCCGAATGCTGAACGCAACCGTCACGACCATGCGCGACGTCCACGACCAGATCGACGAGGAGGACCCCACTACCGCGGACCTGCTGCACGGCTTCATCGCCAAGCTCGAGCAGTACGCGTGGATGGTCGACGCCGAGAACATGGAGCCCACCGCGGAGGTCGTCTCCCCCGCCGGCACCGACAAGGCCACCGTCTGA
- a CDS encoding SRPBCC family protein — protein sequence MQESIDVSVPVSTAYNQWTQFESFPQFMGGVDSITQTSDTSTHWVTSIGGVHREFDAEITEQHPDERVAWKSTDGESHAGVVTFHRLDENTTRLMVQIDWHPETFIEKVGAVVNADASQVKGDLKRFKAFIEKSGGETGAWRGDVAAPSSGVTSEAEPANSVLPDTSADDPESGGPRVG from the coding sequence GTGCAGGAATCCATCGACGTATCAGTACCGGTCAGCACCGCCTACAACCAGTGGACGCAGTTCGAGAGCTTCCCCCAGTTCATGGGCGGCGTGGATTCGATCACGCAGACCTCGGACACCTCCACCCACTGGGTGACGAGCATCGGGGGAGTGCATCGCGAGTTCGATGCCGAGATCACCGAGCAGCACCCCGACGAGCGGGTGGCCTGGAAGAGCACCGACGGCGAATCCCATGCCGGCGTGGTCACCTTCCACCGCCTGGACGAGAACACCACGCGGCTCATGGTGCAGATCGACTGGCACCCGGAGACGTTCATCGAGAAGGTCGGGGCCGTCGTCAACGCCGATGCCTCCCAGGTGAAGGGCGACCTCAAGCGCTTCAAGGCGTTCATCGAGAAGAGCGGCGGCGAGACGGGTGCCTGGCGCGGTGACGTCGCGGCACCGTCCTCGGGTGTCACGTCCGAGGCGGAGCCGGCCAACAGCGTCCTGCCGGACACCTCGGCGGACGATCCCGAGTCGGGCGGCCCGCGCGTCGGCTGA
- the pstS gene encoding phosphate ABC transporter substrate-binding protein PstS, with translation MRIRATLPLMFAVTLGLTACGSDYPLGPEQEAAARSGDTSLLGAVTASGSSAQGPAMDAWRTGFSTLYPRAQVQYSPDGSGAGRGALLAGAVGFAGSDAYLSDEELVESTEACGPDGAFNIPAYVSPISVAFNLPGIRALNLDAATVARIFRGEITSWDDPAIAAQNDVDLPALPIATVSRSDDSGTTENFTDYLHAVVPEIWTEEADGTWPSGLANENAKGNAGVVSTVASTVGAVTYADDSAVGGPLGRVALKVGGEYVEVSSEAAAAAVDLAGRVPGRKDHDIALDLDRRTSEPGVYPLVLVSYHVYCSQYENEATAAVVRAFGTYAVSEEGQTGAAGAAKSSPLSPELSRQATDAIASIAVGDIP, from the coding sequence GTGAGAATTCGTGCCACCCTGCCCCTGATGTTCGCCGTCACCCTCGGCCTGACCGCCTGTGGATCCGACTACCCGCTGGGGCCGGAGCAGGAAGCGGCGGCCAGGAGCGGCGACACGAGCCTCCTGGGCGCGGTCACGGCTTCCGGATCCTCCGCCCAGGGGCCGGCCATGGACGCGTGGCGCACGGGGTTCTCCACCCTGTACCCCCGCGCCCAGGTTCAGTACTCGCCCGATGGTTCCGGTGCGGGACGCGGTGCGCTGCTCGCCGGCGCCGTGGGCTTCGCCGGGTCGGACGCCTACCTGAGCGACGAGGAACTCGTCGAGTCCACCGAGGCGTGCGGACCGGACGGCGCCTTCAACATCCCGGCCTACGTCTCACCGATCAGCGTGGCGTTCAACCTGCCCGGGATCCGGGCACTGAACCTCGACGCCGCCACCGTGGCCCGGATCTTCCGCGGCGAGATCACCTCATGGGACGATCCCGCGATCGCCGCGCAGAACGACGTCGACCTCCCTGCGCTGCCCATCGCGACCGTGAGCCGCTCCGATGACTCGGGCACCACCGAGAACTTCACCGACTACCTCCACGCCGTGGTACCCGAGATCTGGACCGAGGAAGCCGATGGGACATGGCCGTCGGGCCTGGCCAACGAGAACGCCAAGGGCAACGCAGGCGTGGTCAGCACCGTGGCCTCCACCGTGGGCGCCGTGACGTACGCCGACGATTCCGCCGTCGGTGGTCCCCTCGGACGGGTGGCACTGAAGGTCGGCGGGGAGTACGTGGAGGTGAGCTCGGAGGCCGCGGCAGCCGCCGTCGATCTCGCGGGCCGTGTCCCCGGACGCAAGGACCACGACATCGCCCTGGACCTCGACCGGAGAACCAGCGAACCCGGGGTCTACCCGCTGGTCCTGGTGTCCTACCACGTGTACTGCTCGCAGTACGAGAACGAGGCGACCGCCGCCGTCGTGCGCGCGTTCGGCACCTACGCCGTCAGCGAGGAGGGCCAGACCGGAGCCGCGGGCGCGGCGAAGAGTTCACCCCTCTCACCGGAACTGTCACGGCAGGCCACCGACGCGATCGCGTCCATCGCGGTGGGGGACATCCCCTAG
- a CDS encoding SDR family oxidoreductase gives MDFTPSKAIVTGSDSGIGRATALALAAAGCDVGVTWHSDREGAEETARLVREKGVRAAVAQLDTTDAPACGDVVDRLAHELGGLDVFVNNAGVNGGTMFMETDWDTWRGTMGANLDGAFVCLQRAARHMIDGGRGGRIIAVTSVHQEQPRVGSAAYDASKHGLGGLIRTIALELADRGITANAVLPGEINTPMNNSEEQDPRTMDRPGIPLGRPGAPEEIADVVAFLASGASSYVNGASFVVDGGMLLMGPQAGSHLTSGDWRTL, from the coding sequence ATGGACTTCACACCGAGCAAAGCAATCGTCACCGGTTCCGATTCCGGCATCGGCCGCGCAACGGCCCTCGCCCTCGCCGCGGCGGGCTGCGACGTCGGCGTCACCTGGCACTCCGACCGGGAGGGAGCCGAGGAAACCGCGCGGCTCGTCCGGGAGAAGGGCGTGCGGGCGGCGGTCGCGCAGCTCGACACCACGGATGCACCCGCGTGCGGCGACGTCGTGGACCGGCTCGCCCACGAGCTCGGCGGCCTCGACGTCTTCGTCAACAATGCCGGCGTCAACGGCGGCACCATGTTCATGGAGACGGACTGGGACACGTGGCGCGGCACCATGGGGGCGAACCTCGACGGCGCGTTCGTCTGCCTCCAGCGTGCGGCACGGCACATGATCGACGGCGGCCGGGGCGGACGCATCATCGCCGTCACCAGCGTGCACCAGGAACAGCCCCGCGTGGGCTCGGCGGCATACGACGCCTCCAAGCACGGCCTCGGCGGCCTCATCCGGACCATCGCCCTCGAACTGGCGGACCGGGGTATCACCGCCAACGCCGTGCTGCCCGGCGAGATCAACACGCCCATGAACAACTCCGAGGAGCAGGACCCACGCACCATGGACCGTCCGGGCATCCCCCTCGGCCGCCCCGGTGCGCCCGAGGAGATCGCCGACGTCGTGGCCTTCCTCGCCTCCGGTGCCTCCAGCTACGTGAACGGGGCCTCGTTCGTGGTCGACGGCGGCATGCTCCTCATGGGACCCCAGGCGGGATCGCACCTGACGAGCGGGGACTGGCGGACCCTGTGA
- a CDS encoding Hsp20/alpha crystallin family protein: MKFDPFRELDRVTGALLEGRPGLRLMPMDLYREKDHYVLSADLPGIDPGSVDIDVDGQLLTIRAERTLRSAEGVKWLTRERESGSFLRQLNLGQGVDTEGIAARYENGVLSVTIPVIERARPRKIEVISGESAEPVQSSASGAAPQGAVDA, translated from the coding sequence ATGAAATTCGACCCGTTCCGTGAACTGGACCGCGTGACCGGCGCCCTGTTGGAGGGCCGCCCCGGGCTGCGCCTCATGCCGATGGACCTCTACCGCGAGAAGGACCACTACGTCCTCTCCGCGGATCTTCCGGGCATCGACCCGGGATCCGTCGACATCGATGTCGACGGCCAGCTCCTCACCATCCGCGCCGAGCGCACGCTGCGCAGTGCCGAGGGTGTCAAGTGGCTGACCCGCGAGCGCGAGAGCGGTTCGTTCCTGCGCCAGCTCAACCTCGGCCAGGGCGTCGACACGGAAGGCATCGCCGCCCGCTACGAGAACGGCGTGCTCAGCGTGACGATCCCCGTCATCGAGCGTGCGCGGCCCCGCAAGATCGAGGTGATCAGCGGAGAATCCGCCGAGCCGGTGCAGTCGTCCGCTTCCGGTGCGGCCCCCCAGGGCGCCGTCGACGCATAG
- a CDS encoding DUF2630 family protein: MDNQDILQRIQTLVQEEHDLREQPQDAGAGAEQQDHAARLKRVEEDLDQCWDLLRQRRAKADAGEDPADADARPVNQVEGYRQ; encoded by the coding sequence ATGGACAACCAGGACATCCTGCAGCGCATCCAGACACTCGTCCAGGAGGAGCACGATCTCCGGGAGCAGCCCCAGGATGCCGGCGCCGGGGCGGAGCAGCAGGACCACGCCGCCCGCCTCAAGCGCGTCGAGGAGGATCTCGACCAGTGCTGGGACCTGCTGCGCCAGCGTCGCGCGAAGGCCGACGCCGGAGAGGACCCGGCCGACGCCGACGCCCGTCCCGTCAACCAGGTGGAGGGGTACCGCCAGTAA
- a CDS encoding haloacid dehalogenase type II, with amino-acid sequence MALPLVLFDVNGTLSDLGRMSQHFEELGAPPQLAALWFTSVLRDGFALTAAGRNAPFGEIAEDALRTVLTGQALNRDIDDALAHVMTSLQELPVHPDVVEGFRALTGRGFELAALTNGAAATAEALLERAGARDAVGAVLSVEDAPRWKPAQESYAYALRAVQREADDVVLVAVHPWDIDGAARAGLRTVWLNRAGAPYPMVMTRPDHEVSTIAELPDLLVRG; translated from the coding sequence ATGGCCCTGCCCCTCGTGCTGTTCGACGTCAACGGGACCCTCTCGGACCTGGGGCGGATGTCGCAGCACTTCGAGGAGCTCGGAGCTCCTCCGCAGCTGGCCGCGCTGTGGTTCACCTCGGTGCTGCGGGACGGCTTCGCCCTCACGGCCGCCGGGCGGAACGCGCCCTTCGGCGAGATCGCCGAGGACGCCCTCCGCACGGTCCTCACGGGGCAGGCGCTCAATCGGGACATCGATGACGCGCTCGCGCACGTGATGACGAGCCTGCAGGAACTGCCCGTCCACCCGGACGTCGTCGAGGGTTTCCGGGCCCTGACCGGTCGGGGCTTCGAGCTGGCAGCGCTCACCAACGGAGCCGCCGCGACCGCGGAGGCCCTCCTCGAGCGGGCGGGTGCCCGCGACGCCGTAGGCGCCGTCCTGTCCGTCGAGGACGCGCCGCGGTGGAAGCCCGCCCAGGAGTCCTATGCCTACGCCCTCCGGGCGGTACAGCGGGAGGCGGACGACGTGGTGCTCGTCGCGGTCCACCCGTGGGACATCGACGGGGCCGCGCGTGCGGGGCTCCGTACGGTGTGGCTCAACCGCGCCGGGGCGCCGTACCCGATGGTCATGACGCGCCCGGACCACGAGGTGTCGACGATCGCCGAGCTGCCGGACCTCCTCGTCCGGGGCTGA
- a CDS encoding TrkH family potassium uptake protein yields MNERLARTVRAVRTVPEVEGIPVMSRTAPLREFRRSTAAGLRRSTAAGLRRSAHAVAVRLERLGPRHPAQVIVLGFGAAILVGTVLLMLPSSKVGEGGATFLEALFTATSAVCVTGLIVVDTPVYWTGAGQVIILGLIQVGGFGIMAFASLLGVLLARRMGLRSRISAAAETKSVGFGDVRSVLLGVLRITLVVETVTAVLLAARFGLHYGHNLGEAVWLGIFHAVSAFNNAGFALFSDSLIGFAGDPWICLPICAAVIVGGLGFPVLFELRRHFRYPRKWHMTTKLVLSGTVILLVLGTVFITLVEWSNPATLGALRPQERILAGFFQSTMTRTAGFNSVDFAQLDPVTLLVMDVLMFIGGGPAGTAGGLKITTFGVLFFILYTEIRGGTAVNVFGKRLPRSVHRQAISIVLLAVGLVTTATMFLMLTTDFGLDRILFEVVSAFATVGLSTGITAGIPPAGQVVLILVMFAGRLGPVTLATALALRSKPLYYEYPKERPLIG; encoded by the coding sequence TTGAATGAGCGTCTGGCGCGGACGGTCCGCGCCGTTCGCACCGTCCCGGAGGTCGAGGGCATCCCCGTCATGTCACGCACCGCACCACTCCGGGAGTTCCGCCGTTCCACGGCAGCAGGTCTCCGCCGTTCCACGGCAGCGGGCCTGCGCCGGTCCGCGCACGCCGTCGCGGTCCGGCTGGAGCGGCTCGGTCCTCGCCACCCGGCCCAGGTGATCGTGCTCGGATTCGGAGCGGCGATCCTCGTCGGAACGGTGCTGCTGATGCTCCCGAGCTCGAAGGTGGGAGAGGGCGGCGCCACGTTCCTCGAGGCGCTCTTCACGGCCACCTCCGCCGTCTGCGTCACGGGCCTGATCGTGGTCGACACGCCGGTCTACTGGACCGGAGCCGGCCAGGTGATCATCCTGGGGCTGATCCAGGTCGGGGGCTTCGGCATCATGGCTTTCGCCTCCCTCCTGGGCGTCCTGCTGGCCCGCCGGATGGGTCTCCGCTCGCGGATCTCGGCGGCGGCGGAGACCAAGAGCGTCGGCTTCGGCGATGTCCGCAGCGTCCTCCTGGGTGTCCTGCGGATCACGCTGGTCGTCGAGACCGTGACGGCGGTGCTGCTCGCTGCGCGCTTCGGGCTGCACTACGGCCACAACCTCGGTGAGGCGGTGTGGCTCGGGATCTTCCACGCGGTGTCGGCCTTCAACAACGCCGGGTTCGCGCTGTTCAGCGACAGCCTGATCGGGTTCGCGGGCGACCCGTGGATCTGCCTGCCGATCTGCGCAGCCGTCATCGTCGGCGGACTGGGTTTCCCGGTCCTCTTCGAACTCCGACGCCACTTCCGGTATCCCCGCAAGTGGCACATGACCACCAAGCTCGTCCTGAGCGGCACGGTGATCCTGCTCGTCCTGGGTACGGTCTTCATCACCCTCGTCGAGTGGTCCAACCCGGCGACCCTCGGTGCCCTACGGCCGCAGGAGAGGATCCTCGCCGGATTCTTCCAGTCCACGATGACCCGGACGGCCGGCTTCAACAGCGTCGACTTCGCGCAGCTGGATCCGGTCACCCTCCTGGTCATGGACGTGCTGATGTTCATCGGCGGTGGTCCCGCCGGAACGGCCGGCGGCCTGAAGATCACCACGTTCGGCGTGCTGTTCTTCATCCTCTACACCGAGATCAGGGGCGGCACCGCCGTCAACGTCTTCGGCAAGCGTCTGCCCCGCTCCGTCCACCGGCAGGCCATCTCGATCGTCCTGCTCGCCGTCGGCCTCGTCACCACCGCGACGATGTTCCTCATGCTCACCACCGACTTCGGCCTCGACCGGATCCTCTTCGAGGTCGTCTCCGCCTTCGCGACGGTCGGCCTCTCCACGGGCATCACGGCCGGCATCCCGCCCGCGGGCCAGGTGGTCCTGATCCTCGTGATGTTCGCCGGACGCCTGGGCCCGGTCACCCTCGCCACGGCGCTGGCCCTCCGCTCCAAACCCCTCTACTACGAATACCCGAAGGAAAGGCCCCTCATTGGCTAG
- a CDS encoding potassium channel family protein — protein sequence MFSSRPADAIAAVDSVAVIGLGRFGGALALELEDAGTEVLGIDDDEDVVQSYNGRLTHVVRADTTKEEALRQLSLPDFDRVVVGIGSDLEASILTTSILLRFERPTIWAKAVSEPHAQILSQLGVERVIRPEQDMGRRVAHLVRGTMLDYVEFEDNFAMVKTRPPREYWDRELGTTGIRARHGVTVVAVKRRGGTWDYTTAATTLYDDDEIIVAGPTDKAEHFSSLV from the coding sequence ATGTTCTCCTCCAGGCCCGCCGATGCGATCGCAGCCGTGGATTCCGTCGCCGTCATCGGCCTCGGCCGGTTCGGCGGTGCCCTGGCCCTCGAACTCGAGGACGCCGGGACCGAGGTGCTCGGGATCGACGACGACGAGGACGTCGTCCAGTCCTACAACGGCCGGCTCACGCACGTGGTGCGCGCCGATACCACGAAGGAGGAGGCCCTGCGCCAGCTGTCCCTACCCGACTTCGACCGGGTGGTGGTGGGGATCGGCAGCGACCTCGAGGCGAGCATCCTGACGACGTCGATCCTCCTGCGCTTCGAGCGGCCGACCATCTGGGCGAAGGCCGTCAGCGAGCCCCACGCACAGATCCTGTCGCAGCTCGGGGTGGAGCGGGTGATCCGTCCCGAGCAGGACATGGGCCGGCGCGTCGCACACCTCGTCCGAGGCACCATGCTCGACTACGTGGAGTTCGAGGACAACTTCGCCATGGTGAAGACCCGGCCGCCGCGGGAGTACTGGGACCGCGAGCTCGGCACCACGGGGATCCGCGCCCGGCACGGCGTGACGGTGGTCGCCGTGAAGCGGCGCGGAGGCACCTGGGACTACACGACGGCCGCGACCACGCTGTACGACGACGACGAGATCATCGTGGCAGGGCCGACGGACAAGGCCGAGCACTTCAGCTCCCTCGTCTGA
- the nhaA gene encoding Na+/H+ antiporter NhaA has product MTSHHAPSGPPGTPHGATVFGRSSYPEHLRISGILRKETVGGGLLLLATVLALVLANTAAADTYFAVRDFRFGYEPWHLELSVGAWAADGLLAIFFFLAGLELKREFVAGDLRKFDRAIVPVAAAIGGVVVPALVYVAITLSAGPEALRGWAIPTATDIAFAVAVLAVVGSSLPSSLRIFLLTLAVVDDLLAISIIAFFYSEDISVPPLLIAILPLAAYAFLAQRFPTFFQRRTWAPWLILLPLGFVVWALVHESGVHATVAGVLLGFAIPVLPRGVKASDLDDPAQPVDTEPADGPGKAHDVQPDGLADTLEHRIRPLSAGFAVPVFAFFSAGVAIGGLEGLVSAITDPIAVGIMVALVIGKPVGILLATLAVTKTTRASLDPDLSWVDIVGVALLAGVGFTVSLLISELGFGQGTPEDDHAKVAILAGSLIAALAAAVLLRRRNKRYREIAEQETIDADNDGVPDVFEQR; this is encoded by the coding sequence ATGACCTCCCATCACGCACCGTCCGGTCCGCCCGGAACGCCCCACGGCGCAACGGTCTTCGGCCGCAGCAGCTACCCCGAACACCTGCGCATCTCCGGCATCCTGCGCAAGGAGACCGTCGGCGGAGGGCTCCTCCTCCTCGCCACGGTCCTGGCGCTCGTCCTCGCCAACACCGCCGCGGCGGACACATACTTCGCCGTCCGTGACTTCCGGTTCGGCTACGAGCCCTGGCACCTCGAGCTGAGCGTCGGTGCCTGGGCCGCGGACGGCCTGCTCGCCATCTTCTTCTTCCTCGCGGGGCTCGAGCTCAAACGCGAGTTCGTCGCCGGTGACCTGCGCAAGTTCGACCGTGCGATCGTGCCCGTCGCCGCGGCGATCGGCGGGGTCGTCGTGCCCGCCCTGGTGTACGTCGCGATCACGCTGAGTGCGGGCCCCGAGGCACTGCGCGGCTGGGCCATCCCGACGGCGACGGACATCGCCTTCGCCGTGGCCGTCCTCGCCGTCGTCGGCTCCTCGCTCCCGAGCTCGCTGCGCATCTTCCTGCTGACGCTCGCCGTGGTGGACGACCTCCTGGCCATCAGCATCATCGCGTTCTTCTACTCGGAGGACATCTCCGTACCGCCCCTGCTGATCGCGATCCTCCCGCTGGCGGCCTACGCCTTCCTCGCGCAGCGCTTCCCCACCTTCTTCCAGCGTCGAACCTGGGCCCCGTGGCTGATCCTGCTCCCGCTCGGGTTCGTGGTGTGGGCCCTGGTCCACGAATCGGGGGTACACGCCACCGTCGCCGGTGTCCTGCTCGGCTTCGCGATCCCCGTCCTCCCGCGCGGCGTGAAGGCATCCGACCTCGACGACCCGGCACAGCCCGTCGACACCGAGCCGGCGGACGGACCCGGCAAGGCGCACGACGTGCAGCCGGACGGCCTGGCCGACACCCTCGAGCACCGCATCCGCCCGCTGTCCGCGGGCTTCGCCGTACCCGTCTTCGCCTTCTTCTCCGCCGGGGTGGCCATCGGCGGCCTCGAGGGACTCGTGAGCGCCATCACCGATCCCATCGCCGTCGGCATCATGGTGGCGCTCGTCATCGGCAAGCCCGTGGGCATCCTGCTGGCCACCCTCGCCGTCACGAAGACCACCAGGGCGAGCCTGGACCCCGACCTCTCCTGGGTGGACATCGTCGGCGTCGCCCTGCTGGCGGGCGTCGGCTTCACGGTGTCGCTGCTCATCAGCGAACTCGGCTTCGGCCAGGGCACGCCGGAGGACGACCACGCGAAGGTCGCCATCCTCGCCGGCTCCCTGATCGCCGCGCTCGCCGCCGCCGTGCTGCTGCGCCGACGGAACAAGCGGTACCGCGAGATCGCGGAACAGGAGACGATCGACGCCGACAACGACGGCGTCCCCGACGTCTTCGAGCAGCGCTAG
- a CDS encoding Ku protein translates to MRAIWKGAVAFGLVNVPVKVYSATEDHDISLHQVHDKDGGRIRYQRRCEVCGEVVDFKHIDKAFDDGEHTVVLTDEDLSALPVERSREIEVVEFVPSDQIDPIMLDRAYFLEPDSTSTKAYVLLRRTLEETDRTAIVQFSLRQKSRLAALRVRGDVLMLQTLLWDDEVREASFPSLEEKVRISAKEKEMSAALVDSFSTDFDPENFTDEYQVQLRTLIDAKIEKGDTLDTEETFGGTRDEDDGDNVLDLMEALRRSVEKNREKKKAGSAKESGSSRKKGA, encoded by the coding sequence ATGAGAGCCATCTGGAAGGGTGCCGTCGCGTTCGGCCTGGTGAACGTGCCGGTCAAGGTCTACAGCGCTACGGAGGATCATGACATCTCCCTGCACCAGGTGCATGACAAGGACGGCGGCCGCATCCGCTACCAGCGGCGGTGCGAGGTGTGCGGCGAGGTGGTGGACTTCAAGCACATCGACAAGGCGTTCGACGACGGCGAGCACACCGTGGTGCTGACGGACGAGGACCTCTCCGCCCTGCCGGTCGAGAGGAGCCGGGAGATCGAGGTGGTCGAGTTCGTCCCGAGCGACCAGATCGATCCCATCATGCTCGACCGCGCATACTTCCTGGAGCCGGACAGCACCTCGACCAAGGCCTACGTCCTGCTGCGCCGCACGCTCGAGGAGACGGACCGCACCGCCATCGTGCAGTTCTCCCTCCGCCAGAAGAGCCGCCTCGCCGCCCTGCGCGTGCGGGGCGACGTCCTGATGCTCCAGACGCTCCTGTGGGACGACGAGGTGCGGGAGGCGTCCTTCCCGTCCCTCGAGGAGAAGGTGCGGATCTCGGCCAAGGAGAAGGAGATGTCGGCGGCCCTTGTGGACTCCTTCTCCACCGACTTCGACCCGGAGAACTTCACCGACGAGTACCAGGTGCAGCTGCGCACCCTGATCGACGCGAAGATCGAGAAGGGCGACACCCTCGACACCGAGGAGACTTTCGGCGGCACCCGGGACGAGGACGACGGCGACAACGTGCTGGACCTCATGGAAGCCCTGCGGCGCAGCGTCGAGAAGAACCGCGAGAAGAAGAAGGCCGGGTCCGCCAAGGAATCCGGCTCCTCCAGGAAGAAGGGTGCGTGA
- a CDS encoding SRPBCC domain-containing protein: MTSETVEPIVSKTTSDDGGTVLRLEFQFAFPPTVLWKHLTEVEKLKYWFPCEMEFEPRKDEEILFRFADQKPLRGTVLEAERPSVLAYTWERDTLRWELARTAENGTQLVLFLTPGSPRHSATMAAGWHLTIAGLDDFLNKRSLGQDPAVWDTYVARYRRQFGD, from the coding sequence GTGACTTCCGAGACCGTAGAGCCCATCGTCAGCAAGACCACCAGCGACGACGGCGGGACCGTGCTGCGCCTGGAGTTCCAGTTCGCGTTCCCGCCGACCGTGCTGTGGAAGCACCTCACGGAGGTCGAGAAGCTGAAGTACTGGTTCCCGTGCGAGATGGAGTTCGAGCCCCGCAAGGACGAGGAGATCCTGTTCCGCTTCGCCGACCAGAAGCCCCTGCGCGGGACGGTGCTGGAGGCCGAGCGGCCGTCGGTGCTCGCCTACACCTGGGAACGGGATACCCTCCGCTGGGAGCTCGCGCGGACCGCGGAGAACGGCACGCAGCTGGTGCTGTTCCTGACCCCGGGCAGCCCCCGCCACTCGGCCACCATGGCAGCCGGCTGGCACCTGACCATCGCCGGTCTCGACGACTTCCTGAACAAGCGCAGCCTCGGCCAGGACCCCGCGGTATGGGACACCTACGTGGCCCGGTACCGCCGGCAGTTCGGGGACTGA